The sequence GTCGACGAGGCGGCCGCCCGACGAGCCGTCCACGAGCGGCGCTACGCCGAGTGGATCTCCCGGGGATCGATCCCGATGTGGATCGGCGACTACCACGTCTCGCTCGACACCCTCGAGGACGTCGTCGACGTCGCGATCGACACGAACGAGCGCGTCGTCCACGACACCCAGCGCGGGCTGTTCGCCGTCGTCAACGACGGCGTGGTCTACTACTACAGTGACCGCGGGCTCTGGGAGGAAACCGCTTGGCCCGAGATGGACCTCGACGACGGATCCGCGGTCGTCGACGCCGACGCGCCGCTGAACCCGGAAGAACTCGAACTCGAGGGGAGCGACGAGTTCTCGGATCCGGACGACGGGTTCGACGACGACGCGGATGTCTGGCGAAAGCTCTGAGCGTGTGGGAGACCGGGCGCGGCCGACTGCTTCTTCGACGACTGCCATCGGGGGCCGACAACGAACGTCGACGACTCCGGGAGATCGTGCCAGACCTCGGCAGGAGGTCGTGTTAGACGCTCTCAGAGAGGGCGTCAGACACCGGCGCGATGAGTCGTCGACCGACCGTCGCAGCGCTCTCGGTAGTCCCAAATTTCACCGACCCCTGACCAGCCAGTCAACTCTCGATATCTCGGTTCATAGGGCCTTGCTACGTACTTTACTTCCCAGAAACTGTTGGAAAATTTTGTGATCGGCACCGTTCGTAAGGCTCAACTTTTATGCTGCTGGGAGCTTTCGATTCGTAATATGGCAGAGACCGACGGGGAGGACATCGAAGATTTGCCACCGAGCGCCAAACTGGTCTTCAAGGTTCTCGAGTACGACGGGCCGCTAACCCAGAAACAGATCGTCGAGGAATCGATGCTGTCAGCCCGAACCGTCCGCTACGCGCTCGAGCGGTTAGAGGAGATCGGGATCGTCGACGAGGACATCTACTTCGCCGACGCGCGCCAGAGTCTCTATCGACTCGAGGAGCCGGTGGCAGCCGACGGGAACGGCGTCGAGGAGTCCCCGAAGAAAGACGCCTGCTGCGCAGAATAACGGCGCGGAAACCGGGAGGATTATTTTCAGTCGGTGAACGTCCACCAGTATGGACAAGGAGACGCTGCCCCGATGGGGATGGCTCTTGTTAGGACTGTTCGCGATGGCGATCGTCGCGAACACGTTCAATCTCTTCGTTCTCGGTCCGGCAGGAGTCGCCGAGCGGTACCACGTCGTTACCGTCATCACGTCGATGGCGCCGGTGTTGATCTACGTCGGTGTCTGGTACGACGACGACCGCCAGCAGTACTGGGACCACTCGCAGGAACACATCGTCGGCGATCTCGTGTTCGTCATCACGGGCGCGGCGATCGGGGCGGGCATGGGGGTCGTCGCGACCGAGGGGATCGGGCTCCCGCCGTTCGTCAAGGACGTCATCGCCATGGGCATCGGATTCATGCTCTCGTGGGGATTGTTCTGGTGGCGGAACACGGAGCTGTATCGCGATCTCGATAGCCGCTGATCACGAGAGTTGCTACGTCGCTCCGACGCGTGTGACCGCGTTCGCCGCCGCTCACTGACTTGTCAGCGATTGCTCGGCGCCGCGGTCGGCGATTCCGGGCGTCGACGGCATCGATCGCTTGTGCTCGGTTTCGGCACAGAGCCACGCGATCGACCGCGCCGTCTCGCGGTCGATCTCGAGTGTCGCCGCGGCGTCCTCGATCGACTCGTCCTCGTCGACGAGCCGCTGTAACAGCGGGTCGATGACGTCGTAGGTGGCGCCGAGTTCGTCGGCGTCGGTCTGGCCTGCCCAGAACCCCGCCGACGGCTCCTTGCTGACGATCCGGCGCGGAACGCCGATCCGCTTCGCGAGCGCCCGGACTTCGGTCTTGTAGAGGTCGCCGAGCGGATACGCGTCGGCCGCCCCGTCGCCGTACTTAGTGAAATAGCCCAGCAGCAACTCAGAGCGATTGGCGGTGCCGAGCACGATCCGGCGCTGGCGGTTCGCCGCGTAGTAGGCACAGCACATCCGCAGCCGCGCGATCACGTTGCCGAGCGCGTGAGTGCGCTCGTCGGGACGGGTGTCGTCACCGTCGTCTCCCGGCTCGAGTTCGATCGCGGCCGCCTCCTTGAACGCCTCGAGAACTGGCCGCAACTGGATCTCTCGGAACTCGATGCCCAGCCCTTCGGCGATCGTTCTGGCCTCGCTCACGCCGACTCGTTCGCTCTTGTGGCAGGGGAGCCCGAGCCCGAGAACCCGATCGCTGCCGAGGGCCTCGACGGCCAGTTCGGCGGTCGCCGTCGAATCGATCCCGCCGCTCATCGCGACGACGACGCCCGTGGCGCCCGCGTCCTCGACCGTCGTCCGGATGTCGTCGACGATCCGCGAGCGGACACGCTCGAGTCCCGGTCGATCCGTGATGAACGTCCCGGTCGTGCGCCCGATTCCAGCATCGACGATCGTCTTCCTCTCAGCTCCCATAGCGATCAAACACCATTTGTTTCACACTTCCCCAGACATTTGTCTCGTATAAGTGCTTTATCCTTAAATAATATATTCTCCCATGCGCAATCAGAGGCCAAACAGTTGCAGATATATAGTAATCGACTGCAAACGTCCATTCCCTATCCCCTGTTCGTTCCTCGTAGAATTCAGTTAGTATACAATAGTTCCGGAGGCGAACTACGATGCAGCTGGGTTCAGTCGTCTCCTCTCCGTTTGCGGAGGTGGACGCCACCCAGGCTCGAGGAACTGGGCTGTGCAGGAAACGATTCCTCGTCGATGACCGGATCATCGCCGTCACCACCGAGGAGATGTACGGCTTCTGGAAATCGCCGGGACAACCGTCACCGGCTCCTTTCGGTCGATCGCCCGCTCGAGTTCGTCCGCGATCACGCCTCCTCGAGAGACCTGGATCTCGCGCGCGGACCTTTTCCGCTCGGGTCGCCTGCGGCGACCGCTCCTCGAAAAATCTCCACTAAAAAGCCGTTCACTCCGTTCGCGGTACGACTCCTACGACGGCACGATCGTCACCGGCTCCTTCCGATCGATCGCCTGCTCTAACTCCTCGGCAATCGCACTGCCCCGCGAAACCTGAATTTCGCCGCCGCGGCTCACCGTCGCGGTGAAGAGGTACTCGCCGCCGGCCTGGACCTCGACGGTCTCGCCGTGGTTGCCGTCGACGGGGATGACGATGTGTCGCGAGGTGATCTCGGGGGTGACCATCTGTCCGGCCTGGGTACCGCCTCCGCCTCTGCCGTCCGCGCTGGCGCTGCCGCCTCCGCTGCCGGCCCCGTAGTTGGGGTTCTCGTCGTGAGTCCGGACGTCGATGTCGATCCCGAGGCGGTTCTCGACGTCGGTGATGCGACCGCCGCCCTTGCCGATGACGCTCGAGATGTCGTCCTCCTCGACGTAGACGACGGCCTTGTCCTGGCTCTTGAGTTCGACGTCGACGTAGCCGCGGGCGATCGAGCGGATCTCGCGTTCGATCTCCTGTTTGGCGATGCGGTCGACGCCGGACTCGTTACCGGGGCCGCCCTCTTCGTCTTTGAGCGGGACGGTGACGACCTGGCGGTTGAAGGTGTAGATCTCGTACTCGGGTTCGTCCGTCTCGAAGTTCGTGACCTGAATGACCGGCCGCGCGAGGTCCTCCTCGGTGAGTCCGGCGGGGACCTTGACCTCTGTTCGGACGTCGTAGACGGTGTTGACTTCCCCGGCCTCGATGTAGACGACGGTGTCGACGACCTGCGGGATCATCCCGAGTTCGACGCGACCAACGAGTCGCTGGAGGGCGTCGATCGGCCGCGTCGCGTGGACGACGCCGATCATGCCGACGCCGGCCAGCCGCATGTCCGAGAAGACCTCGAAGTCGTCGGTCTTCCGAACCTCGTCGTAGATGGTGTAGTCGGGCCGGACCATCAGCAGGGCGTCGGCCGTCTTGGCCATCTGTCCGCCCAGTTCCGTGTACTGGGTGATGTCGGGGCCGACCTGCAGGTCCCGCGGTTTCTCCATCGTCTTGACCGCATAGTCGTGATCGGAAATGAAGCGGGCGACCGCCTGCGCGAACGTCGACTTCCCGGCTCCGGGGGCGCCCGAGATCAGGACGCCGCGCTGGCGCTCGAGCAGCCGCTCTTTCAGTTCGTCGGCGTTCTCGTAGTCCTCAATGTCGGTCTGGGCGATCGGTCGGACGGCGGTGATCTCGATGCCGTCGGCGAAGGGGGGTCGGCCGATCGCGATCCGGTAGTCCCGAAACTGGACGATCTTCATCCCCGGCTCAGAGAGCTCGAGGAAACCGTCGGGGGACTCCTTGGCGGCGTCGACGATCTCGCGGGCGTACTCGTCCATCGTCGCCTCGTCGAGGGGCTCGTCGGCGATCGCCTCGTAGCGCATCTCGCCGAGTTCGCCGCGCTTTGCCTTGGGCACCGCGCCCGTCTTGAGGTGGACGCTCATCGTCTGATCGTCGAAGTAGGTCTCGACGGTGAGCGTGCCGACCTCGCGGGTCTCGGGGGAGACGTGTTCGACGTCGAGCCCCTTCGCCCGGGCGACCTCCGCCTGGACGACGTCGCTGGTCAGGAAGGTGGCGCCGAGATCCTCGGCGAGATCCCGAATGAGGGCGTCGATCTCGCCCTCCGAGGCGTGGCCCCGCTCGATGGCGTTGGGCCGCTCGCCGACGTACTCGAGTTCGATGACGCCCTCGTCGGCGAGGTCGGCGAGACGCTGGAGTTCCTCCAGCCCGTCCCAGCCGGTATCGATCCCGTCGTTGGCCTGCGCTTCGAGTTCCGCGACGACCGCTTCCGGTACCGAAATCGTCGCTCCCTCGAACTGCCCGTCGTCGACTGTCGCCGAGACGCGGCCATCGATGACCACGCTCGTATCCGGCACGACGTTCATACGCTAACTGGTCGACGGACGCCTATAAGGGTGTTCCACCTGCGAAAGTCGTATCGGCGGGACCTACGACGCTCGTAGTTCCCGTATTCGACCTGCTCGAGGCCACGACCGTCTTCGCGTTCGACAGGAACCGAGCGGCCGCTCTGCCGACTGCGACCGGTGGCCTCAACTCGCCGCCCGTCGATGACTCGCCCATGGAGGTCGCCGAACTGACCCGCGAACTCGTCTCGATCCCCAGCCACGCGGACGAGAGGGCCGCGGGAGACTACATCGAAGCGTGGCTCCGCCGCGAAACCGACGCCGACGTGGTTCGGGACGAGGTCGGGAACGTACTCGCCCGTCGGAGCGGAGACGGAGGCGCTGGCGCAGGTGCAGACTCACGGACGGACTCGAGTCCGGGAGACGAGACGACGCCGGCGGGACGGTCGCTGGCGCTGGTCGGCCACCACGACGTCGTCGAGCCGGCCGACGCGCAGCTCGAGGACGGCGAGTACGTTCTGGAGGAGCGGGACGGTCGCCTCTACGGCCGCGGTGCGGCCGACATGAAGGGTGCCGTCGCAGCCGCCATGCTCGCGTTTCGCGACGCTGTAATCGGGAGCAACGAGGGGGAGGAAGACGGAGACAGAGATGGTGACGGGGCGGTGGAACTCGTCTTCGCGAGCTTCGTCGGCGAGGAGGTCGGCGGCGTCGGCGCGCGCCACGCCATCGACCGCGGGTTCGCGCCCGACTACGCCGTCGTCGGCGAGGGCTCGACGGGCTACTCGGGCCCGGGCGTCACTGACGTCGCGGTCGCTCACAAGGGCCGTCGCGGATCGACGATTACCGCCCGCGGGACGGCCGCCCACGCCAGCGAGGTCGGCGCCGGCGAGAACGCCATCTATCGCGCGACCGACGCCGTCGATCGCGTCCGCGACCTCGAGCCGCCGTCGGTCGAGGTGGCCGGCGAAGACATCGAGGGAAGCCTCGCCGTCACCGAGATCGAGGGCGGCTCGGCGATGAACGTCGTCCCGGACCGCTGCGAACTGACCGTCGACGAACGGACCGTCCCGGGAGAGCGGGCCGCCCTCGAGCGCGTCGAGGATCTCGCTGGCGTCGAGTGGACCGTCGACCAGGACTTACCGCCGATGCGCTGCGACGACGAGGCGTTCGCGACGGCGGTCCTCGAGGCGGCCGACGACGTCCAGTCGGGGTCGCCGAAACTGATCACGAAGCCCCACGCGACCGACGCGGGGTGGCTCGCCGAGGCCGGCACGGAGTGTGTGATCTGTGGCGCCGCCGAACCCGGCGAGGCCCACACCGAAGACGAGAGCGTCTCCCTCGAGGTCCTCGAGCGGTGCCGGGAGACCTATCGGACGGTGGCGGCGTCGTGGCTCGACTAGGCGCAACGGGAGAAACAGTTACTTCGGCGAGCTGTGCGAGTCGTCGGAGAACCAGTCGTCGGTGACGTCCGCCGGAGACGCGGTTTCCGAGGATCGGACGGTCCGGTAGAGGTGCTCGAGTTGCTCGAGCGTCTGCCGGACGTCGTAGCGCTCGATGGCCGCTCGCGTGTCCCGATCCGACCGGAGACAGCGTTCAACGGCGTCGGCCATCGCCTCGAGGTCGCCGTATGCGAACCGTTCGCCGTTATCGGGACCGATCGTCCGGTCGAACGGCGGGACGTCGGACGCGACGACGGGCGTGCCGCAGGCGTTGGCCTCGAGCGTCGAGAGTCCGAGCGTGTCGGCGGTCGAGGCGGTGACGAACGCGTCGATCGAGGAGTAGAAGATCGGTAGCTCCTCGCGGGGGAGAAAGCCGCGGATCTCGACGTTGTCGGGCGCTTCGCGCTCGAGGCAGTCGCGGTAGGGGCCGTCGCCGACGATGACGAAGTCGTACTCCGGGAGCGTCTCGGCGACGCGGAGGATCTCGCTGACGTTTTTCTCCATGCTGAGCCGGCCGCTGTAGCCGATGACTGTCCGGTCGGGGTACCAGTCTTCGTCGGTTGGCTGGAAGAACTCCATGTCGATGCCGACGGGGAGCTGAACGTGTTCCACGTCGCGTTCGATTCGGCTCGTTGAGGCCGTGATGATGTCGAAGCTCCGGAGGAGCGCGTTCTCCAGCGGGACGTACAGCTTCGAGAGCACGTTGGCGATCGACTCGAACTTGACGTTCTGGTGAAAGTACTCCTCGATCGGCGTGTGGTGGGTGTACACCGCGGGGAGATCGTGTTTCCGGGCGTAGTACCGACCGAGTATGCCGACCGTCGCCGGTCCGTGACAGTGGACGACGTCCAGCTCCGGAAGGGTCGACGGGCGTTTGAACACCGGAATTCGGTACCCAGGGTAGAACGGGTTCGACACCGATTTGACCGGGATTTCGCGATCGCCGGGCTCGTAGTCGCCGTCCGGGTAGACGACGTACACCTCGTGTCCGTCCTGTTCTAACTCCTCGCGCCAGAGTTTGATCGTATACGTGACGCCGTCGATCTCAGGGAAGTAGCTATCCGTAAAGAAACCAATTTTCATTCAGGTCACCTCGTTGTAAAGTGTCTGGTACCGGTTCGCGACCGACTCGAGCGTGAACGCCTCGCTCCGTTCGGCTGCGTTCGATCCGAGTCGCGCCCGGAGGTCTGGATCCTCGAGTCGCTCGATGGCGTCCGCGAACGCGTCGACGCCGGCGTTCGACGCCGACACCTTCAGGCAGTCCTCGCCGTCCTCGAGCCAGGAGAACGTCTCGATGTCACGGATGAGGACCGGTTTGCCGGCCGTCATCGCTTCCAGCAGTGCGATGCCCTCGTTTTCCTCGTAGGTGGGGAAACAGAAGATGTCTCCCGCTGCGAACGCGCCGCGGATGTCGTCGACGTAGCCGGTGAACGTGCAGTTGTCCGGCGACTCCTCGATGAGCCGCGTCGTTTCCCGACCCTTGAGCGAGAGGTCCAGCGGGCCGAACCACGCGAAATCGAGGTGGGGCAGCCGGCGGGCCAGTTCGACGAACGTCTCGAGACCCTTGCGCTTGATCACGTGGCCGACGAGGAAGACCGTCGGCGACTCGAGGTCGTAGCGCTCGCGGTACTCCGCCTCGAGGGACTCGAACCCGTCGAGTTTCTCGCCGTCGACGCCGTTCGAGACGACGGTCGTCCTCGCGTCGGTGTACGTCTCGATCAGCCGTCGGTTGTACTCGGAGGGACAGACCAGCGCGTCAGCCAGCCCGTAGGCCCACTCGAGGTACGGTTTCAGGGGCCTCGCGAGCGCGTTGGTAAACCGGAAGCTGTCCCCGAAGTCCTCGGCGGTGACGTGGGTGTGGGCGACGACGGGGATCCCCTGCGACCGCGCCCGCCGCGCGTACCAGACCGAGCGCGGGCCCATGAGGTTACAGTGGAGGACGTCGGCGTCCAGCGTCGGCTCGGTCGTGTACTCGACGTCCAGCTGATCCAGCATCTTCCGCTGGTGGACGACCGACTCGCGGATGCCGCCGGTGACGTGCTCTTCGAGTTCGAAGTAGTGGCTGATCTTCATCCCGAGTATCTCGTGGCTGTGATAGGGTCGGTCGCGTTCGGGGGGATCGACGGGGCGGTGCGGTAGTGGTGACCGTGAGGTGACGTTACTCGACCTCGAGCCACGGCACCTCCATGAGCGGCGGGATGTACGTCTCGATGTGGTGTTCCCAGACGCCCTCCTCGCCGAAGGCCTCGCCGTGGTCGGCGGTCACGACGACTCGCCCGTCCAGTTCCGAGACCAGTTCGGCGACGGACTCGAGGGCGATCCGCAGGTTCTCCTCGTAGAGCTCCAGGGCCGCCTCCCGCGTGCCGTTCTTGACGAGGTCGGTCGGATCGAGTTCGAGCCAGAGGCCCGCTTTCTGCGCGAATTCGCTGTCCTCGAGTCGGCTCTCGACTTTCGGTCGGATGGTATCGCTGAGCGACGACAGCGTCCCGTTGCCGCCGTCGGTCGCCTTCTCGGCTTCCTCCTGGCGACGGATCCCCTTCTGGATCTGCTTGAGCTTCTGTCCCTTTCCGCGGGAGAGGTACGGAGCGTGGGGCTGCATGTAGTGGAGGACTGTCCGGTCAGCCCGCTCGACGGCGTCCTGATTGTTTCGGAACGCCTCGGCCAGTCCCTCCGGTGGGACCGTTCCGAGGTCGTCGTCCCAGCCGGACTTCCAGACGTCGAAGACGTTGCTGATGTGTTCCGACGCCGTCCACTCGTAATCGCAGCTGGCCCCCCATTTGAGTTCGTTCAGCGGGATTCCGAGGTCGTTGATGAACGGGTTTCCGGAGAAGTAGGCGATATCGTGCTCGTCGGTGAACGTTCGATACGCCCACTCTGGCGTGGACGAGCCGGTGCTCCACCGCTTTTCGAGCGTTCCATCGAGGTACTCGTCATAGACGTCACGGAACACGTCGTACCGGCACGCGTCCAGCACCAGACAGTAGTCCCACTCTGACTCGAGGAAATGCTGGTCCTCCATCGGTTGAGTTGGGGTTTCGAGTCGACAAACGTATGCTTACTGGTGTCCGGACAGTCACTGTAACTTTCCCGTCCTGATCAGTATCGGCCCGTAAACAGCCCTCAGGCCGCCTAATTCGGCTGTGCTACTCGAGGTAGCCGAGTTCGCGCAGGCGGTCGCGGGTCTCCTCGTCGGCCTCGGCCAGCGCGTCGGCGTCCTCGGCGTCCGTCTCGCTGGGGTCGATCCACGCGCCGCCGGCCGCCTGCTCGAAGCGGGCGAGCGCACGTTCGGCGGCGGCGACGACCTCGTCGTCGGCCGGGTCGACCGGCGTCGATTCCGCGGGGTCCTCGTCGAGTCGGTACCCCTCGTCGGGGATGCGGTCGGCGCGGACATACTTCGCGTCGGTGCTGCGGGCCGCGCGCAGGCGGGAGTAGGCCCGGTGATCGTCGGGCAGTTCGATCCCGGCCTCGCTGGCCTTCTCCTCCAAGTGGTGGAGTTCGATCACCGGCTGGGCATACTCGACGAACGCGTAGTCGTCAGCCACGTCGCTGCTCGATGCGTCGTCGGACGCCTCGCCGTCCGCGGCGTCGAGCACCGCCCGCTGTCCGGGATCCGGTTCCGGAGCCGCCTCGAAGGCGCGGTACTCGCTCGAGAGCAGGGACCGCGTCGGATCGCGGCCGGCGACGGAGCCGTCGTCCGCCGGCGCGAGCGCGTCGGCTGGATCGACGTCCAGCGCCTCGAGGACCGTGTGATAGCAGTCGAGCAACTCGACGAGGTCGTCGCGCCGGTCGGCCTCGAGGGCGGGGTGTTTGACCAGCAGCGGGACGTTGATTAGCTGGTCGTAGAGGGCGAACTCGTGGCCGTAGAGGTCGTGTTCGCCGTGGAGTTCGCCGTGGTCGGCGCAAACGACGACGGTCGTCTCTTCCCATTGGCCGGTCTCACGGAGCCAGTCGAACAGGCGACCGAGTTCGGCGTCCATGTGAGCGATCTCGGCGTCGTAGAGCCCGCGGATGGCCTCCCACTCCTCGTCGTCGATGTCGCGGGCGCCCGAGTTGTACTCCTTCGAGTTCTGGCAGACCGAGCCCGGATCGACGCCGGGAGCGAACTCCTCGCGGTACTCCTCGGGCGGGTAGTAGGGCAGGTGGGCGTCCATCAGGTTGACGAAGGCGAACCAGCCCTCGTCGCTCTCGCTGTCGTCGACGAAGGACTTCGTCCGGTCGATGACCGACGGCGTCTTCGTGTCGGCGCCCTCACCGCTGGCGAGTTTCTCGTGGGCCATCGCGCCGAGCCTAACGAGCTTCGACGCCAGGTCCCGAAGGTAGTCGTTGTCGTTGACGGTCTGCCAGGCGCTGGCCAGCGGCCCCGAGAGGACGTCGCCGGGGAGGACCTCGAAGAACGAGTCCTGCGCGTCGAACCCGTCGGTGAGGCCGGTGTAGGGAGTGATCCAGGCGTTCGAGGAGTAACACGCCGTGTCGTAGCCGGCCGCCGAGAGGACCTCCGCGAGAGTCGTCTCGTCCTCGAGGTACGGACTCCCCTGATCGGCCCCGTGCTGGCTCGGGTACCGGCCGGTAAACAGCGAGGCGTGGACCGGCAGCGTCCACGGCGCGGGCGCGACGGCCGACTCGAAGACGGTCGCCTCCTCTGCGAACGCGGAGAGTTCGGGCGTCGTTTCGCGCTCGTAGCCATACGGACCCAGTCGGTCCTTGCGGACCGTATCCAGCACAACGAAAAGGACGTTGGATTGCTGAGCGTCGTCCATTACGGAAGACAACTGAGTCCATCTAAATAAAACGCGCCAACTATCTCGAGTCGGCGTGAAAATCGTCAACGATAGTAAATTTCTGGGAGCTGACTCGTCTCTCCCGTATCGAACCGCCTCAACGATAATCAGACGTTTCAAGTCCGCTGACGATCCACGTCCGCTATGAACGAGCGAAATCGGCGGCGGCTTCTCATCGGCGCGTTCGGCGCGCTCGCCGTCTTCGCCGTGCTGTTCTTCGCGGTCGGTGCGCGCGACGTCATCGATAGCCTGTTCTCGGCCGCGCCCTCGCTGGTCCTCGCGACCTTCGCCCTCGCGCTGTGCTGGCTGGCTGCGTGGAGCCTGATGCTCCGGACCGTACTGGTCGCCCTGGACGTCAAGCTGCCGGTCGTCAAGGCGTTTTTCGTCTACGCCGGCGCCGTCTTCGCCAACAACGTCACGCCGTTCGGCCAGGCCGGCGGCGAGCCGGTCGCGGCGCTACTCATCTCGAAGACCTCCGACGCACGCTACGAGACGGGGCTAGCGGGGATCGCCAGCGTCGACGTGCTCAACGTCGTCCCCTCGATTTCGCTGATCCTCGTCGGGGTCGGCTACTACGGGACTACCGCCGCCATCGGCGACCGCCTCGAGACGGCGGTCGGCTCGGCGATCGTGCTGATCGCGGCGATCGTCCTCGCCATGGCGTTCGTCTGGCGACACCGGAACGCGCTCACCGAGCGGCTGCCGGCCGTCATCGCCCCCCGCCTCGGTCGCCTCGGACTCGCCCGCTTCCAGAGCGACACGCTCGAGGCGGACCTGACCGATCGGATGGGCCGCTTCTTCGAGAACATCGAGCGCGTCTCGACGGATCGCTGGCGTCTCTCCGCCGTCGTCGGTCTCTCGCTGGCCGGCTGGCTCTTCCAGACGGTCGCGCTCATGGCCGCCTTCGCGGCGCTGGGCGAACCCGTCGCGCCGTACATCCTGCTGTTCGTGATTCCGCTCGCGAACCTCGCGGGCGCCGCCCCGCTCCCCGGCGGGCTCGGCGGTATCGAAGCCGCCTTCGTCACGCTGCTCGTGCCGACCACCGGCATTCCGGCGTCGACGGTCACTGCGGCCGTGCTCATCTTCCGCGGGGCGATCTACTGGATGCCCGTCTTGATCGGCGGCCTCTCGGTGTCCGCCTTCGGCGTCAAGGCCCTCGAGTGACGGCCGGGCGCGAGCGACCGAGCGGTTGATCCCCGTCGGGCACGGACGATCGGTCGTCGAAACGCATGTACCGAGGTGGTCACATCGGCTTCAACGCCCTCCTGTACGCCCCGTTCGTCCCGCTGGTGAGCCGCGGCTGGTCGCTCGAGTTAGCGCTCGCGGGAGCGGTCCTCGCCGTCGGACTGGCGAACCTCCCTGACGTCGACCAGCCGCTGCCGCGGATCCCCCACCGCGGGCCGACGCACACGATCTGGTTCGCCCTGCTCGTCGGGCTGTTGGCCGGCGTCGCGACGGCGCTGGTCGCCCCCTCGACGCCGTCGGCCTTCCGATTCGGATTCGTCGTTGGAACCGGCAGCATCGTCGCCCACCTCGCAGGGGATATCGTGACGCCGATGGGGATCAGCCCCCTCGCGCCGGTCTCGCGATACCACGTCACGCTCGACTGGTTCAAGTCCAAGAACGGCCGGATCAACCGGGCGTTCCTGCTGGTCGGATCGACCGCGCTACTCGCGTCGCTGGGTCTGACGATCGGACGGATCGGAACGGTCGCTCCGATCGGCTGATCGGTCGCTCAGCACCGACGCGACGAGAGGGTCCTCCGTCCGCCACGCGAGGACGCCGAGCGACGCCGCCCAGAGCGCCGCCGTCGCCGCGGGGCCGTGAACCGAAACGCCGAGCCCTGTGGTGTCCGCGAGCGGGAACAGCCAGTCGATCCCCTTCGCCGACAGGGAGTCGATAGCGAGGTGCGAGCCGATCCCCAGTCCGACGGCGATCGCGACCGTCCGCTCCCGCCGGAGCGCGTACGCGCCGGCGACGACGGCGGCCGCGAACAGCGGCGTGTGCGTGAGTCCGCGGTGAACCAGCGGCCACTCCCACGCCGCGGGGAACAGGAAGTCCGCGTCCGGGAGGAGACCGAGAACGATGCCGAGTCGCGGGTCTGCGTCGGTAGCCCCTCGAACGAGGGCGTAACCGACGACCGCGTGGGTGGCGAAGGCAACGGCGAGAAACGCAATCCGCGTCGTGTCCATCGGTTCGACAGTCACCCTCCGTTACTACATGCTTTGTGACCGGTGACGCGCTCGAACGAACCGCCGTGCCGATCGCGGACCTCCGGGAATCAACAACGCTTACATTCGGGACGGAATAGGATCAGGATATGGTACCGCTGCAACTCGAGGGGATGCCGTCCTGGCTCGAGTCGCTGTTCACGTCGGAGTTTGCGTTCGCGGTCTTGTTAGGGATCTGTATCCTCGAGGGGGCGATGATGCTGCGGTTCATGCCGAGCGAACTGGTCGTCCCGGCCGCGCTGGCGCTGATCGGGTCG comes from Haloterrigena salifodinae and encodes:
- a CDS encoding PINc/VapC family ATPase — its product is MNVVPDTSVVIDGRVSATVDDGQFEGATISVPEAVVAELEAQANDGIDTGWDGLEELQRLADLADEGVIELEYVGERPNAIERGHASEGEIDALIRDLAEDLGATFLTSDVVQAEVARAKGLDVEHVSPETREVGTLTVETYFDDQTMSVHLKTGAVPKAKRGELGEMRYEAIADEPLDEATMDEYAREIVDAAKESPDGFLELSEPGMKIVQFRDYRIAIGRPPFADGIEITAVRPIAQTDIEDYENADELKERLLERQRGVLISGAPGAGKSTFAQAVARFISDHDYAVKTMEKPRDLQVGPDITQYTELGGQMAKTADALLMVRPDYTIYDEVRKTDDFEVFSDMRLAGVGMIGVVHATRPIDALQRLVGRVELGMIPQVVDTVVYIEAGEVNTVYDVRTEVKVPAGLTEEDLARPVIQVTNFETDEPEYEIYTFNRQVVTVPLKDEEGGPGNESGVDRIAKQEIEREIRSIARGYVDVELKSQDKAVVYVEEDDISSVIGKGGGRITDVENRLGIDIDVRTHDENPNYGAGSGGGSASADGRGGGGTQAGQMVTPEITSRHIVIPVDGNHGETVEVQAGGEYLFTATVSRGGEIQVSRGSAIAEELEQAIDRKEPVTIVPS
- a CDS encoding NAD+ synthase, with product MGAERKTIVDAGIGRTTGTFITDRPGLERVRSRIVDDIRTTVEDAGATGVVVAMSGGIDSTATAELAVEALGSDRVLGLGLPCHKSERVGVSEARTIAEGLGIEFREIQLRPVLEAFKEAAAIELEPGDDGDDTRPDERTHALGNVIARLRMCCAYYAANRQRRIVLGTANRSELLLGYFTKYGDGAADAYPLGDLYKTEVRALAKRIGVPRRIVSKEPSAGFWAGQTDADELGATYDVIDPLLQRLVDEDESIEDAAATLEIDRETARSIAWLCAETEHKRSMPSTPGIADRGAEQSLTSQ
- a CDS encoding glycosyltransferase, which produces MKISHYFELEEHVTGGIRESVVHQRKMLDQLDVEYTTEPTLDADVLHCNLMGPRSVWYARRARSQGIPVVAHTHVTAEDFGDSFRFTNALARPLKPYLEWAYGLADALVCPSEYNRRLIETYTDARTTVVSNGVDGEKLDGFESLEAEYRERYDLESPTVFLVGHVIKRKGLETFVELARRLPHLDFAWFGPLDLSLKGRETTRLIEESPDNCTFTGYVDDIRGAFAAGDIFCFPTYEENEGIALLEAMTAGKPVLIRDIETFSWLEDGEDCLKVSASNAGVDAFADAIERLEDPDLRARLGSNAAERSEAFTLESVANRYQTLYNEVT
- a CDS encoding glycosyltransferase, with the translated sequence MKIGFFTDSYFPEIDGVTYTIKLWREELEQDGHEVYVVYPDGDYEPGDREIPVKSVSNPFYPGYRIPVFKRPSTLPELDVVHCHGPATVGILGRYYARKHDLPAVYTHHTPIEEYFHQNVKFESIANVLSKLYVPLENALLRSFDIITASTSRIERDVEHVQLPVGIDMEFFQPTDEDWYPDRTVIGYSGRLSMEKNVSEILRVAETLPEYDFVIVGDGPYRDCLEREAPDNVEIRGFLPREELPIFYSSIDAFVTASTADTLGLSTLEANACGTPVVASDVPPFDRTIGPDNGERFAYGDLEAMADAVERCLRSDRDTRAAIERYDVRQTLEQLEHLYRTVRSSETASPADVTDDWFSDDSHSSPK
- a CDS encoding MarR family transcriptional regulator; this translates as MAETDGEDIEDLPPSAKLVFKVLEYDGPLTQKQIVEESMLSARTVRYALERLEEIGIVDEDIYFADARQSLYRLEEPVAADGNGVEESPKKDACCAE
- a CDS encoding M20 family metallopeptidase — protein: MEVAELTRELVSIPSHADERAAGDYIEAWLRRETDADVVRDEVGNVLARRSGDGGAGAGADSRTDSSPGDETTPAGRSLALVGHHDVVEPADAQLEDGEYVLEERDGRLYGRGAADMKGAVAAAMLAFRDAVIGSNEGEEDGDRDGDGAVELVFASFVGEEVGGVGARHAIDRGFAPDYAVVGEGSTGYSGPGVTDVAVAHKGRRGSTITARGTAAHASEVGAGENAIYRATDAVDRVRDLEPPSVEVAGEDIEGSLAVTEIEGGSAMNVVPDRCELTVDERTVPGERAALERVEDLAGVEWTVDQDLPPMRCDDEAFATAVLEAADDVQSGSPKLITKPHATDAGWLAEAGTECVICGAAEPGEAHTEDESVSLEVLERCRETYRTVAASWLD